The window TTCTTCAAGCATCGGATCCACATGCTGGTAGTCTAGATCCAGATATGGATCCATTTCTACGACCTGAGTTCAGATCCGGATTCTCCATAGCCTTTAGGTTCGAGAGCAACCTCACCATCCTCCCTGCTCACCTCGGTCTCTCGGTCCTGGAGCTTGCTTGCAGACGGGGAGTTTGGGGGTGCCGCGGAAAGAAGCGGGGAAGAATTATTTGGGATGCTTCTGCAgtcggggaagaagaaggaagagagagggagggagtttgATGGGTGCAGAGAGatctgtgaaaaaaaaaaaaaaaaaaagatgatttcacttttcttttaagttttattcCGGTATAAtaccaattttaagttttattcatCTTATCTGGTATaataccaaacacagtataaataatacagtcattaatccgatactgcaccaaacactcgactaatttagtcagtactatccggtggctatttatcctatccgacagaaatagttAGTACAGTCTGAGCTGACAAACGAGGCCTAAGGAGCCAGTTTTGAATCTAATATCTAAAATGAAACATAATTGTGCAAggagaaaagataaaaaaaaattatgcaaaaATCACTTTCCTAAGAAATGTCTGTGGACTGCCACTAATTTCAATCGTACAACGCTGTCCATTAAAGGTTGTGGACAGCGACGCTGATGGATTAAGTCATTTATCAACAACTTTATGAATCATTTAAATTTGAATGACCCACACTCTCCTTTTGATAAAGGATTGGTGGAAGCTATGATGAGGATTGGTGGAAGCTATGATGCGGTACTGGATCCAAGATGCCCAACAAAACGGGAATCTCTTCGCTGTGTATAGAGAATTCCTCCGGTATTTCCTTGGTAACTAAACCCTTACGTTGGGCCTTCTCATTTCAATAAAAAAGCCCCGCTCCGGCCCCTCTCTGAACTTCATTTCTCCCTCCTCCCTCTTCATTTTCCATTCCTCAATTCTCCTACATGTTTTCCCTTGTTTCTTTTTACAAACTTTCTGTAAAAGCTGAGAAACAACTAAACATAGAAACTAAAATTGTATTAAACAAACCTTGAGAGAACATATGCTAAACAAAGAGGTTCGGAGGTATAACCTCCTCCAAACAACCCTAAGTAACTAAACACTTCTTTATTTTGGTCTATAACCGTAATTAATCACTCGTTattacaaacacacaaaataaCTTAATCCATCAAAATATCCAAAATCTTCACCCAAATCAGACTGCCATAGTTTATTCACTAAAAGAACGGAGGAGAGCTTTGTATGGTGCAGGAAAGAGGCTGCGAGAAAGCCAATCCTGCAACAGGATCATTTCCTACTACCAAATATCGAAGAAAAGGGGTTGGTCCATGAATGTGGTTTGCCCCGTGCCGTCGTATCAGTTGCATCTGCCAAGGGAGTTGCCCCTGGCGAAGGAGTGACATCTGAAAGAGTCATGTAGTCTTGAAGCTTCCCCTTTCCATTCCCACTGGAGATTGCAGCTTGAACAGCTGCACCATGTGCTATTGCCTCATCCAGATTAATGCCCTTGCACAGCTCCTTCCCTTTGAAAGCCTGTTGTAATAGTTGTTGCACCATTGGAATTCTAGAAGAGCCACCAGCAAGAAGAACATCATCGACGCTACTTGGGTCCATGTTAGCATCCTTCAAACACTTCTCCACTGACTCCATACACTTGATGAATAAGTCCTTGTTAAGTTGTTCAAACATGTCACGGGTAAATGTTATGTTGAAATCTTTACCCTCACACAAACAATCAATTTCAATGTCAAAGTCAGACTCAAATGCGAGTCTCCTTTTTGCTTTCTCACATTGATTCTTTAATCTCCTAAGCGCTCTGAAGTCTTTGCTCACGTCCAATTTACTCTTACTTTTGAATTCCTCAACGCAATAATTGACCATTCTGTTATCGAAGTCTTCGCCGCCAAGGTGACCATCTCCACCCGTTGCCATGACTTGAAATGTCCCTGAAGTATTCATGGTAACCAAGGAGACACCTAAACTGCCACCGcccaaatcaaatatcattacaTTTCTGCTGCTACTCCAACCGGCCTTCTTGTGCAGGCCATAAGCAAGGGCAGCAGCACTTGGTTCGTCAATAACACACTTTACATCTAGGCCAGCAACCACTCCAGCCTCCTTTACAGCCTGACGCTGGGAATCGTTGAAGTAAGCAGGGACAGTGATGACTGCATTTTTCACAGGTGAGCCTAGATAAGTCTCAGCAATCTTACGCATCTTTTTCAGAATCATGGATGCTATTTCTTCAGGAGCAATTTGTTCCTCTTCGCCACCATTGCGGGTAACCACAATCATTGGCCTGTCATCCGAACCTTGAGTGACTTTGAATGGCCAAAGCTTCATATCACTTTGAACAGAATCTTCACTAAATCTTCTTCCAATTAATCGTTTTGTATCTGCAAATTGATCCATGCAAAGTTGGATTGGAAATTGTTATTAATAAGCGAAACTAATAAAAtggcccaaattttttttaataaaaaaaacacctaaagaatttttattaataataaagaaaaaaaaaagtggccgTGGCATGTTTGTAAATAAGTTAAACTTTGGCGGCACCAactgtttttacattattatttcAATTGTTGCTTAAAAGGTCAACTGTTTCTACATTATTAGATTATTATTTCTTAGAGAATTCTTAAGCTACAATTGACCAAATTATGTAGAAACAGTTGGTGCCACAAAAGTTTTAACTTATTTACGAAAATATCGCCAACTATTATTAGGTTAAGTCCAACATTATCTTTTCtccacttttattttttttatactcattttacattttttctaaaaatattacaaaaaaattaaaatcttctaaTTTCATGCATCTTCTAATTCCaataaatctacttaatatttttttaacaaaaaaaactaatatactaacatCAATTCATATGTAGAACATACGATCTTAACTCAAATAACAAATATGTGAATGTATAACATCTATACGTGATATATAAAACCTAACTAAAAGgaacaaaaacataatatacctacaagcaaTATACATTATACAGGtgtattataaaaaataaaataaacaatatgTCATATAAAAATACAATTAACTTGTGATATAGgctgattataaaaattaagaataaaatcCATAAATGAGGTTTAGAGCATgaacaagaagaacaagaaataacgaaaaataaataaagaaattagAAGAAATAATTAAAGAGATAATTAGAAATAAATGTATTTTGTACAGTAAATCTAGTTATTAATGAGATAATtatggataataaaataatcttaATCTTAAAGGATTAGACTTATTTTATAAACTGGGCTATTCTTAATATTAGTCAAATAAATTAGACTTATAtcaaattttctcttttttgtcattattataaataaaagttTATTAAGTGCTTTTCTTTAAATTCTTGTTAAGCCTTTTCATTAAAAcctaaataataataacaacagCAACATCATCATCGTGATcaacaaataaattataatatttataataataataattaatataatacTAATCTAAATTACCTATATTAATAGAACTCTCATTATCAACCAAAAAaggttaaaaatattatttaatcttctatcacaaaaaaaaagtgatggacaataatgtaatttcatataataaaattttactgttttttattaaaacgtCACCTACGAGTGATGTTAAGATATATctagtattaaaaaaaacaaaataaaacaacaaaaacacaaaaacctcTCAATCCCACTCCAACCCACGTCCTTtcactccctctctccttcccatttaaaaaacaaaaaataaaaagtgttcATAAACACAAAAGTGTGGAGGCCTATACTCTCTAGTATAATAATCGTAAGTAACACACTAGAATTTATTTTCAAAGAAAAATCAATATATGTAAATGGTTGTTATTTTATTGTTCTCTTCAACCGTGTGCGTCTATGTTTTGTTTAGAAATAGATGTCATAATGATTTTTAGTATTTAATTATTTACAATAAAGATAATGTTAATTAAggatattaaatttttaaactaaatttacaaactaaataatgtgtcactaataagaaataagtacgttaatcaatacttaagtaataattcaattattaatAACCATAgcatttgatttacaaattttaatttataaatttggtctccctaacattacccttacAATAACGATGGTTTTGATCCTGAAAATATAATGTGATGTGGGTTTTACAAAGTATTTTCCTAAggaaactgttattagcactccaaaaatttcattttacactcctcagtatttttttcttctaattatagaaagtttggagtgccaaatgagatttttggaatggtAATAACAATTCTCTCCTCTAAAGGTATTTTGAGTGATCCCTCCAGACAGCAAATTAATTAGTTAttaaaaccaaacaaatatcGATCAGTCAAGAGAACTAAAAAAGAAACTAACAGTACATAATTTTACGATAGGATAGGACAAGCTGATCATTCAAATCCTACATACCAAAGATCGAGTTGGCGGTGTTTCTCACAACTTGGTTAAATGCTGCATCGCCTATCATCGCCTCCTCAGTGTTTGTGAATGCAACATATGATGCAGTTTTCCTGTTACCGTAATCATTCAGAATGGTTTCTACATGATCTTTCTGCCACACGGCCACGCAGGAATACGTTGTTCCCAGATCGATACCGACCGCATGCTCTTCTTCTCCGCCACCCTTAtcatgagagagagaaggatgaTGCAAATTGGGAGCGACAACAACACTGCCAGAAACAGTATTTGGAGGCGGCCTCGTCGCTTGATTACTGGCAGTATTTGTATATATCCGCTGTTCATTCAGCAGATGTATTTCCTCTTCCTGTTTCAACAACAAGTGTTGCACCTCTGGGATACTACGTGGATTAGAGTTTTCTAATCTTGTACGGTACTCCTTTGGCAGTCCCGTCAGGATGTGTAGATAAAATAAGTCCCCATCTTCCACACGAGCACCGGCATCTGCAAGCAATTGCGCCAGATGGAAGATCTTTTGCAGATAGTCATTCATCGACATGGCTGTGTCTTTCTTTAcattttctagttcacttttgAGATTATAGATGTAAGCAAGAGGGAGACCTTCGAAGTGTTTCTTGAGGTTTCTCCACACGGTTCGTGATGAGTCGGCGCCGGCCATGACACGGTGGTGGAGATCTATAGACAGAGTGTTTCTAAGCCACTCAAGAGCCTTTTGATCTCTGTTACTCCAATTAAAAAACTCAGCAGACTGAAGTTGCTGATCAGGACGAGAATCTGTTCCATCAATGATTCCAAGAAGATTATGGTAACGAAAATATGAAAGAGAACAAGATTTCCACTGTTGATAGCCATATATATTATCACTCGTGAGTTTGATTGGAACCAGTACTGCTGGTCCCATGTTCTCTCCGGCCATGGAAGTACCACCGCAAGATTAATTGGCTATGAGATCCAAGCTGGAGAGGTGAAGTACTATGGCGAGTTGATCAtcttaattttaaatatatgtgGTGGTTTATTACCAAGTCAATAAATCTTCTATATATAAAGCCGGAAGCCCTGTTTTGGGGGGCTTCACCAAAAATAGTGAGACCGAAACGCCCATCAAACAAAAAATAGTTTAGCAGTCCAAAAtatggagttttaacgaaacatttcctgtactgttcattttttaacgaaaaatcacatttttacctttttctggtactattcacgatacatttatttgttatttttcattaaaactttggacttttcgttagttttccttccAAAATATTGCACAAAATAATGCAAGAGTAATTTGGTTaggaaaaaagtttttttttttttgtcataaaaaaaagggatactttggatgcggttcctaatccttaacattgtttgactaaaaccttaatggtattcaaagtttgatcaaagtcccttaactttgtacacctcatttacaattaatatttctatttttatagttttgacattaattgtttaatattttatgagatttataatcctataaatttaaaatccctcattataatactattagaaattattacaataaaaaatttcaaacattttgattaaataaatggataaaaactacttaaaaataagaaataataaatggcaaaagaatgtatccatagtgttaaaaaaattggtacattttacaaaaaaattggtacatttcacatataacaagatagtacattaataaagaagaatgggtacaatataaataaattagagtatagataaaagattaaaaaattatgagtacaaatgaattttaaaaaaaatataggccctaaaagaaattaatacatgggtacaaaataaaactaaaaaaaaatactacaaatttaaaaaaaaatgttgcatattaaaagtgggtacaaactaaaaatataaatatatgatacaaagtttaggcataaaacataaatataccatatgtaatttttctatcattgattaaatatacaatgccacgtgacggtatacacatgggtacaaacacaaataaaactttaaaaaaatatgggcacaaaaagaaactaatatatgggtacaaattaaaaatgacaaaaaaattgggccataaatataaatatattaattgtaacatttttaacactaaaggaatatatttaaaaatataaatattttattattcaaataattaatgatgttattaatacccaaggaccttgatcaaaaattaaaaatgaataggattttaagcaatggagtaacaaaaagaaggatgtgaacctaatttctcttaaaataagttttttttttataattaatatcTCAGTATTACTTGGAAAAGTGATTACATAGAATCAAAACCAGCCAAAAAAAATGCAGGGATAATTTTGTCAAATGCTTGCATGCAcccttatctttttctttcttccctagggagatatatatatatacacacacacacacttggagaaagtgggaagagagaaaagaaaaaaaaaataaaaggatgagTGAAAGTTGCTGGTGTCTACgtgaaagggaaagaaaaatataataacaaaTAAGGAAAGTTATGAAGATTGTGGGATGGTGTCAGAAGAAAATGAAGGGAAAATACAATAAAAGCCATGcattgtatatataatatatacgtGTAATGATGGCAagaatgtcacatcccggctcgggtCCACCTCATCCCGGGCCCACTctaccatcgtagcacgatattgtccgctttgggcttaccattccctcacggttttgtttattggaactcatgagcaacttctcagtgggtggtattagagccaatctcTGGTCAGaaatgtgccgacgaggacgtcgagcccctaagggggtggattgtaacttcccacatcgcctaggggagtgatccttaaatatatattctcatccctacctagcacgaggctttttgggagctcactggcttcgggttccgtaggaacttcgaagttaagcgagaaggaggccagagcactcccaggatgggtgacccactgggaagttgctcgtgagtcccaaaaacaaaaccgtgagggaatggtaagcccaaagcggacaatatcgtgctacggtggtggaacgggcccgggaagtggtctgCCCCGGGCCGGAATGTGACAAAGAAAATACgataatttaattttcaaaatattttcttttaattttcattttataggaattaatatttttttgaataaattatACTTAGAGTAAACTTTTAATACTTAATTTTATACTGAAAcaacaatttttaaatatttcaatGAAAGACAAAAGTTAATGCATGATGCCATTGGTTTTTTTTATCTGAATTGTATgttacaaaaataccctttaCCATTTTATACTGAAAcaacaatttttaaatatttcaatGAAAGACAAAAGTTAATGCATGATGCCATTGGTTTTTTTATCTGAATTGTATgttacaaaaataccctttaTAATGGTAAgtctttttcacacttctatATCCTTC is drawn from Malus domestica chromosome 14, GDT2T_hap1 and contains these coding sequences:
- the LOC103414883 gene encoding heat shock 70 kDa protein 18-like, with product MAGENMGPAVLVPIKLTSDNIYGYQQWKSCSLSYFRYHNLLGIIDGTDSRPDQQLQSAEFFNWSNRDQKALEWLRNTLSIDLHHRVMAGADSSRTVWRNLKKHFEGLPLAYIYNLKSELENVKKDTAMSMNDYLQKIFHLAQLLADAGARVEDGDLFYLHILTGLPKEYRTRLENSNPRSIPEVQHLLLKQEEEIHLLNEQRIYTNTASNQATRPPPNTVSGSVVVAPNLHHPSLSHDKGGGEEEHAVGIDLGTTYSCVAVWQKDHVETILNDYGNRKTASYVAFTNTEEAMIGDAAFNQVVRNTANSIFDTKRLIGRRFSEDSVQSDMKLWPFKVTQGSDDRPMIVVTRNGGEEEQIAPEEIASMILKKMRKIAETYLGSPVKNAVITVPAYFNDSQRQAVKEAGVVAGLDVKCVIDEPSAAALAYGLHKKAGWSSSRNVMIFDLGGGSLGVSLVTMNTSGTFQVMATGGDGHLGGEDFDNRMVNYCVEEFKSKSKLDVSKDFRALRRLKNQCEKAKRRLAFESDFDIEIDCLCEGKDFNITFTRDMFEQLNKDLFIKCMESVEKCLKDANMDPSSVDDVLLAGGSSRIPMVQQLLQQAFKGKELCKGINLDEAIAHGAAVQAAISSGNGKGKLQDYMTLSDVTPSPGATPLADATDTTARGKPHSWTNPFSSIFGSRK